One genomic segment of Schistosoma haematobium chromosome 6, whole genome shotgun sequence includes these proteins:
- the MYL9_3 gene encoding Myosin regulatory light polypeptide 9 (EggNog:ENOG4112SKP~COG:Z), producing the protein MACTKTKRRARTRTQRFTSNVFSMFNEAQISEFKEAFLMIDSTKDGVIDKHDLEDIFISLGKSPNDEYLNDMLSQAPGQINFTMFLTLFGEKMMGCDPEETILNAFACFDPEGTGVISEKRLRELMTTMGDRWSNEKVDELFHGAPIQDGNFDYKEFTRMIMHGQEEEEGQTNQT; encoded by the exons aTGGCCTGTACGAAAACTAAGCGTAGAGCTCGTACTCGCACTCAGCGGTTCACTTCGAATGTTTTTTCCATGTTTAATGAAGCTCAAATCAGCGAATTCAAG GAAGCGTTCCTAATGATTGATTCAACTAAAGATGGTGTCATTGATAAGCATGACTTAGAAGATATTTTCATCTCCTTGGGAAAATCGCCAAACGACGAGTACTTAAACGATATGCTTTCACAAGCACCCGGTCAAATAAATTTCACAATGTTTTTAACATTATTTGGTGAGAAAATGATGGGGTGTGATCCGGAAGAAACGATTTTAAATGCTTTTGCTTGTTTTGATCCTGAGGGGACAG gTGTAATAAGTGAGAAACGTTTACGTGAATTAATGACTACAATGGGGGATAGATGGTCTAATGAGAAAGTTGATGAATTATTCCATGGTGCACCGATTCAAGATGGGAATTTCGATTATAAAGAATTTACACGAATGATTATGCATggtcaagaagaagaagaaggtcaaacaaaccaaacataa
- the GPAA1_1 gene encoding Glycosylphosphatidylinositol anchor attachment 1 protein, variant 2 (EggNog:ENOG410VA9Q~COG:O~BUSCO:EOG091G0703), producing MTSNVVLLFHTDLFWSELEGRSGSIQAGLSLEFPNLYQSAIDILPEGPNGLLANLDLVNTVVRLAEAHSVVTRVNSQPYDYRRVTLGTRLNDMMGLMKAVWNQGSNSPTGLHGPLINYQIPAITLRAEQKHRSTVPRSSEVLSVTRLLEGILRSINNLQERFHQSFWYYFLPNPYRYISIGVYMPPVLIMILSLLLKPVLFWILLNQSDSDNNNDDDQMMMNKKIDSSKLTNSNSSQLDNHHIEKLVDDNTQLINNNQTIRQRNQKKSIIEKKSIVNERKNDQNEKQLESNSPLYSSATPPYILCLILRLTLCFSTGFLLHSSPKYLFKLSNLLLIGSQSINSTFKLVDIFLIGITSLIIAVMIVLPILMLIIKKLLNLYEADKQDLTGQLCLFSWALFLSCLTCLNISSAVVLGIPIVPLLSLFVQRKDNIETKKSFTMKLVKCFTIIGWLITFTPILIIVICIINSRIQQQHYPISVNAVRNCYEKCILQSLIEADLFGCWTWPVITCGYTSLWLLTWLAIF from the exons ATGACTTCAAATGTTGTTCTTCTTTTTCATACAGATCTCTTCTGGTCAGAACTTGAGGGTAGAAGTGGTAGTATTCAAGCTGGTTTAAGTTTGGAATTCCCTAATTTGTACCAGTCAGCAATTGATATATTGCCTGAAGGTCCTAATGGTTTATTAGCTAATTTGGACTTAGTAAACACTGTTGTTCGACTAGCTGAAGCCCATTCTGTGGTAACACGTGTTAATAGTCAG CCTTATGATTATAGACGGGTTACACTTGGAACTAGATTAAATGATATGATGGGGCTAATGAAGGCAGTTTGGAATCAAGGATCAAATTCTCCAACTGGTTTACATGGTCCTCTAATTAATTATCAAATTCCTGCTATTACATTACGGGCAGAACAGAAACACCGATCCACAGTTCCACGTAGTTCAGAAGTTCTTTCAGTTACAAG ATTACTTGAAGGTATTCTTCGTTcgataaataatttacaagaaaGATTTCATCAATCATTTTGGTATTATTTTCTCCCTAATCCATATCGATATATTTCAATTGGTGTTTATATGCCACCAGTTTTGATCATGATTTTAAGCCTTTTATTAAAG CCAGTTCTCTTTTGGATATTATTAAATCAGTCCGATtcggataataataatgatgatgatcaaatgatgatgaataaaaaaatagacTCATCTAAATTAACCAATTCCAATTCATCTCAATTAGATAATCATCATATTGAGAAATTAGTCGATGATAATActcaattaattaataataaccaAACAATTCGTCAGCGTAATCAAAAAAAGtcaatcattgaaaaaaaatCGATTGtgaatgaaagaaaaaatgATCAAAATGAAAAG CAACTTGAATCTAATTCACCGTTATACTCTAGCGCTACTCCTCCATATATACTATGCTTAATTCTGCGTCTTACTTTATGCTTTTCTACGGGATTTTTACTGCATTCTTCACCTAAGTATTTATTTAAGTTATCCAACTTATTATTAATTGGCAGCCAATCAATCAATTCCACTTTTAAGTTGGTTGATATATTTCTAATCGGTATTACTAGTTTGATAATTGCCGTCATGATTGTTTTACCAATCCTTATGCTTATCATAAAAAA ACTTTTGAATTTATATGAAGCAGATAAACAAGATCTTACCGGCCAGTTATGTCTTTTTAGTTGGGCATTATTTTTAAGTTGTTTGACATGCTTAAATATATCATCAGCTGTTGTTCTCGGTATTCCAATTGTTCCTCTGTTAAGCTTATTTGTACAGAGAAAGGATAATATCGAAACTAAAAA ATCATTTACAATGAAACTGGTAAAATGTTTCACTATCATTGGCTGGTTAATTACATTTACACCGatattaattattgtaatatgtatcatcaattctAGAATTCAACAACAACATTATCCAATAAGTGTAAATGCTGTTCGAAATTGTTATGAAAAATGCATTTTACAAAGTTTGATTGAAGCAGATTTATTTGGTTGTTGGACATGGCCAGTTATTACATGTGGATATACATCATTATGGTTATTAACATGGTTAGCTATtttctga
- the GPAA1_1 gene encoding Glycosylphosphatidylinositol anchor attachment 1 protein (EggNog:ENOG410VA9Q~COG:O): MMGLMKAVWNQGSNSPTGLHGPLINYQIPAITLRAEQKHRSTVPRSSEVLSVTRLLEGILRSINNLQERFHQSFWYYFLPNPYRYISIGVYMPPVLIMILSLLLKPVLFWILLNQSDSDNNNDDDQMMMNKKIDSSKLTNSNSSQLDNHHIEKLVDDNTQLINNNQTIRQRNQKKSIIEKKSIVNERKNDQNEKQLESNSPLYSSATPPYILCLILRLTLCFSTGFLLHSSPKYLFKLSNLLLIGSQSINSTFKLVDIFLIGITSLIIAVMIVLPILMLIIKKLLNLYEADKQDLTGQLCLFSWALFLSCLTCLNISSAVVLGIPIVPLLSLFVQRKDNIETKKSFTMKLVKCFTIIGWLITFTPILIIVICIINSRIQQQHYPISVNAVRNCYEKCILQSLIEADLFGCWTWPVITCGYTSLWLLTWLAIF, encoded by the exons ATGATGGGGCTAATGAAGGCAGTTTGGAATCAAGGATCAAATTCTCCAACTGGTTTACATGGTCCTCTAATTAATTATCAAATTCCTGCTATTACATTACGGGCAGAACAGAAACACCGATCCACAGTTCCACGTAGTTCAGAAGTTCTTTCAGTTACAAG ATTACTTGAAGGTATTCTTCGTTcgataaataatttacaagaaaGATTTCATCAATCATTTTGGTATTATTTTCTCCCTAATCCATATCGATATATTTCAATTGGTGTTTATATGCCACCAGTTTTGATCATGATTTTAAGCCTTTTATTAAAG CCAGTTCTCTTTTGGATATTATTAAATCAGTCCGATtcggataataataatgatgatgatcaaatgatgatgaataaaaaaatagacTCATCTAAATTAACCAATTCCAATTCATCTCAATTAGATAATCATCATATTGAGAAATTAGTCGATGATAATActcaattaattaataataaccaAACAATTCGTCAGCGTAATCAAAAAAAGtcaatcattgaaaaaaaatCGATTGtgaatgaaagaaaaaatgATCAAAATGAAAAG CAACTTGAATCTAATTCACCGTTATACTCTAGCGCTACTCCTCCATATATACTATGCTTAATTCTGCGTCTTACTTTATGCTTTTCTACGGGATTTTTACTGCATTCTTCACCTAAGTATTTATTTAAGTTATCCAACTTATTATTAATTGGCAGCCAATCAATCAATTCCACTTTTAAGTTGGTTGATATATTTCTAATCGGTATTACTAGTTTGATAATTGCCGTCATGATTGTTTTACCAATCCTTATGCTTATCATAAAAAA ACTTTTGAATTTATATGAAGCAGATAAACAAGATCTTACCGGCCAGTTATGTCTTTTTAGTTGGGCATTATTTTTAAGTTGTTTGACATGCTTAAATATATCATCAGCTGTTGTTCTCGGTATTCCAATTGTTCCTCTGTTAAGCTTATTTGTACAGAGAAAGGATAATATCGAAACTAAAAA ATCATTTACAATGAAACTGGTAAAATGTTTCACTATCATTGGCTGGTTAATTACATTTACACCGatattaattattgtaatatgtatcatcaattctAGAATTCAACAACAACATTATCCAATAAGTGTAAATGCTGTTCGAAATTGTTATGAAAAATGCATTTTACAAAGTTTGATTGAAGCAGATTTATTTGGTTGTTGGACATGGCCAGTTATTACATGTGGATATACATCATTATGGTTATTAACATGGTTAGCTATtttctga